In the genome of Desulfonatronum thiosulfatophilum, the window ATGTTCCTGAAGATTCGCTCCATCTCTTCCCGGTGTTGGACAAACGCCTTGGCTTCGGCCTGAAAGATTTCCCGAATTTCCATTTCAGTATACCCATCCTCTATCATTTCAACCCCATGAATTAAAGGCGGGTAGTGCGGCGTTTCCTCGCTCAGGTTGATCCGGCCCGTGCGTTTGTACACATGGGCTGTGCGCAACAGTTCTTTGACCAGAATCTGTTCGGAGATGTTCTTCTCGGAATAGGCCGCGCCGGCACTGCGCCAAGCCTGGCGTACCCCCTCAGGACCGCTGCCCAGCACGACTGACCCCAATGTCCCGAATACAACCACAAGCATGGCAGTGGCGTTGAAGTAGATGGAGGCTTGTCCGGAGAAGAAAAATACGCAACTGAATCCAATAAAGCAGATTGCCGCGGCAATCAGGGTCCTGCTCTTCATGAACTTGCTCCTGGTGAATAGTGCTGTTCAGCGTGCACTTGAAGGTTGATCAGGGTCGATACGAATTTCCAGCCGACGTTGCGAATTCCTTGTCTCGATGAAATCCGGCAACAGAGGGTGGGCCGTGCCGCGGGCCTGGATGATCAACATCTCTGGGTTGATGCCGGCTTGATGAACAAAGTGCTCCGCGACCGCGGCAGCTCGGAGAGCCGCGACCTCCCACGCTCCTTGCTCAGAGGTGCGAGAGCCCTGAGGCGTGGGAGGCGCATCGTCGGCAAATCCTGTGATGACAATGGTTCCCTGGGCTACGGAGATGGCATGTCCGATCTTTGACAGTAAAAGCCCTGGGCGATGCTCAATCTCGTAACTCATGGGATTAAAGAAATTTTCGCCGAAGAGTGAGATGACAATGGAGGCGTCTTCCGTAAAAGCGACATTGAGCATCCGCTCATGGCCAAGCAGCCTCTCCCGAAGTACTTCGTACAGGGGCAACATGTTCAGTTGCGCGTTTGAAGAGGTAACGGACTGGATGGATGCGGTGGAGCGGTGACTGAGCACCAGGCGCTCCTTTTCCCGGAGGGAAAAGACGAACAGAACAAGAAACAGGATGAACATGACCATCATCAGGTCAGACCAGGGAACGGACCAGGTAGCGTGACGCTGCTCGCCCTGCTCCAGCGCGAATTCCGGCAGATTCATCGGCATCCGATGTTCGGATGATCTGATATGGTCGTTAATTGTATTCTTTTGAGGCATAACAGGCTCTTTGGTTGTGAGCCTTTATTTGCAAGTTAGGTGCCTGTTCAAGAAGCAAAGCTTGCCTATCTTGCGTTGCCTGTTCTCTCGTTAAAAATCTTTAAATTTTAGGATTTTGGGCAGAAAACATAATGTGTTTATAAATGAGATTGAGCACGCCATGTGTGCCCGCTGGATCATCACGTCGAGATTTTGGCTACAATTGCCGGTGTGACATGCTCCTTCCCCCATAAAATGCGGGAACAAAATCCTTTGTTGAATTGGCTTGCGTAAGGCAATGAAAACGTTCATTGAGAACGTTTTTTTGAGTCCTATTGCTGCTTGAGCCTGATAGTTTGAAATGAAATCGCGTTGCAACGAGTCGAGCGTACGGCAATCTATGCCGGCAAAGGACTTTGCGAGGCCGCGAAATCAAGGTAAGCTGGACAGCAGTGAGTAGCTACAGAGACATACAGAGCTGAGGCTCGATGCGAGCTCAGCCTCGTCAATTGAAACAGAAACGCGATGATCACCCGCCGGAGGATTTATGATGAATGCAGTAGGAAGGACGAGTTGCCTGTGGATACTTTTCGGAATGCTGTTCCTGGTGGGCGGCCATGGAATGGCAACCGCACAGGAGTCAGCGGAACAATCACCTGAATCAGTACCCCAGACGCAGGATCAGCCTGTTCCGCAGCCCAGACATGCGCCCCCCGCCGATGAGGAGTCCGCAGATATTCCAGATACGGGCATCCCCGTGCTTGTCGAACATGTCGGAAACGATCCTGTGGGCATGCGTCTGGCGCTTCACCTTAAGGAAACCTTCCAGAAATCTTCCCTATTCCGCTTGGCCGGGGGAGAGGAAAAACATCTTAATCTGCGGCTGATCACCCGCCCGCAATTTCCGGAACGGCCTTTCCTCGGATCCGCGTATGCAGTGGTTTGGCGCTATGTGGAGTCCGGAGACGTGCTGGCATACTACCTGAGTGATCGATTAGGGTTTGTCGATGCGGATGTTGTTGCCCAGGAGGCGGAAGTCCTGGTCGCTGAGACGGACAAGGTCGCATCGCGATTTAGGTATCTGTTGGAATAGAAAAACGAACGATTCGGACGAGATTTCGAAGTTGGTCTTCATGTGGCTTGGGATAGGTGCGGAGGGCTCCGCGAAATCTGACGGCTTGATCCGGTCGCTTGTTCCGGATGGGATGAGAGGTGTGATGCTGCTTCAAGACAGACTGAAGCATTCGCGAATAATGTTGGATGAAATCTTCAGCCAATACGGCCCCGACCGGACTGCCGTGGCCTGGACCGGCGGCAAGGACTCCACCGTGGCACTCTGGCTGTGGCGCGGGCTCCTGCAGGAGCATGGCAAATTCCCACCACGTGCCGTCAATCTGGATACGGGATTGAAGTTTCCGGAAATCCTGGAGTTGCGTGACCGGATGACTCAGGAGTGGGACGTCACCTTGCACGTCCAGCGGCCGGATATCGACCTGAACGTTTATCCCGTAGCCGCGGACAAATTGACCTGTTGTCGGGATCTGAAAATCCTGCCGCTGCAGAAGGCCATTGATGAGTGCGGCATCACGGCCTTGATCACTGGCCTGCGCCGAGACGAACATCCGAACCGCACCGATCGGGACTATATCGAACAGCGCCGCAATCCGGACCACGTCCAGGTCAATCCGATCCTGGACTGGACGGAAATGGACGTTTGGGCCTGCATCATGGAGCACGGGCTGCCCTACTGCAGCCTGTACAACGTGGGCTATCGATCCCTGGGCTGCATGCCCTGCACCCTGGCTCCGGATCAAGTGCAAGGCGACGCGGAACGGGCTGGGCGGGACCCGGAAAAGGAACGTCAGATGGAAAGCCTGCGAAGCCTTGGGTATTTCTAGGATAATCCGATATGCGCATCTTGAGTGTCGGCGGATCGGATTTTGTACCGGCCTGGAGGAACATGGGGCATGATGTTCTCACTCTGGGCAAGGGGAGCGGCCTGGATGTTGCGCTGGAGCAACCCATTGGTCTGCGTGAACTCTGGGAAATCCTGTCTTCCCAAAATTTTCGTCCGGATTTGACGGTCTGGGTGGATCGCTGCCGCCCCCTGGAGGTCTTCGGGCTGGAGCGGATGCCGGGAGCGGTGATCGGCTTTTCCATCGACCAGTACTGCAATCCATGGCATGTGCCCTACAGCTGGGCGTTTGACCTCTTTCTGGTGGCGCAGAAGGATTACCTGCCGCTCTTCGCGGACCATAGAGCCTGGCGGGAATGCCGCTGGTTTCCGCTCTATTGCCGACCGGATGTTGATCGGGACGAGGGGCTCGAGCGGGATATCCCGGTGAGTTTCGTGGGCACCCTTGATCCACCGTTGAACAGGTCCCGGCGGCCTTTTCTGCAGCAGTTTCGAAGCCGATGTCCGACCATTGTACAGCACGGCGCCTATACGGAAATTTTTAATCGCAGCATGATCGTGCTCAATCAGAGCGCTGTGGGCGAGCTGAATTTTCGTCTCTTTCAGGCCGCGGCCTGCGGCGCGGCCGTGCTTACGGAAGATGTGCCCAACGGTTTGCGGGATGCCTTTACACCCGACGAGGAAATCCTGGTCTATCCCCGAGGCAATGCCGGCGAAGCAGTGCGAATCGCATTCGATGCCTTAAGTGAGCCGGAACGACTGAGAAAGATCGCGCTACAGGGCAAACGCAGAGTTTTGCGAGAGCATAGCGCGACGGTCAGAGCCAAAGAAATCATCCGCCTGGCCGAGAAATTGCTCACCTCACGAGTGGAATTAAAACGCAAGACAGGATCAGTTCTGGTTCGTGAACACATGATTAAAACCTACACATTCCTGGCATCTGACGCAGACTTGCCTTTGCCCCTGGATCATCGCCAACTTTACATCGAAGCCGCCCGAGAGACTTTTCTGGGCCAAGTATAAGATTTGACCGACAAATCCTCGCACCTCCCACTCTCCTCACATTATGAACACCTCCTCGAACTTCCCTGGTCGCGCAAATTCTTTCCAGAAACGTCTGGCGCGAAGGCTCCCGCGTTACATGTGCCGCTCCTGAATTCGCAAGAATTTTGCGACTCCCTGCGGAGTAGAGTGGTTCATCAAACGTTGGAATGGGCGAATGCACCTTGTCCAATTGGTCATACCTCACTGAACATTGATGGATGGCGCGGATGTGTTTACCTGAGGACAAACTGTGGGTAGAAAAACTGCTGCCGCATAAGAGGGCAGAAGTGGCCCCTGTCGATCGCCAATCCGAGGGAATTACCAGAACAATGACGAACACATCCGACGCAACTCCCATTCCCCGTCGCCATCCCACAAGAACCGTCACCTTGGGAGGCGTGCCTCTGGGCAGCGCGCATCCCATCCGCGTGCAGAGCATGACCAACACGGACACCCGGGACGCGGAGGCCACCATCCGGCAGATCTCCGAGCTGGTCGAGGCCGGATGCGAGTTCGTGCGGCTGGCCGTGCCGGACGAAAATGCCGCGCAAGTTCTGCCGGCGATCCAGTCCGCCGCTCCGGTGCCGCTCATCGCGGACATTCATTTCGACCACCGCCTGGCCCTGAAGGCTTTGGAAGCCGGGCTGCAGGGGCTGCGCATCAATCCCGGCAACATCGGTTCCAAGACCTATGTGGATCGGGTGGTGGACGCGGCCTCCGCCAATGGGGCATGCATCCGGATCGGCGTGAACGGCGGCTCCCTGGAAAAGGAACTTCTGCAAAAATACGGCGGAGCCACGCCGGAAGCCATGGTCGAGAGCGCTCTCGGCCATGCGGTGCTGCTGGAAAAGCGCGGCTTCGGCAATTTCAAGATCTCCTTAAAATCCTCCTCGGTCCCCCGAACTATTGCCGCCTATCGCCTGCTGGCCGCTCGGCTGGACTGTCCGCTGCACGTGGGCATCACCGAGGCCGGAACCCTGCTCCGGGGCGCGGTCAAGTCCGGGGTGGGACTGGGGATCCTGCTCTGGGAAGGTCTGGGCGACACGCTACGGGTGTCGCTGACCGCGGATCCGGTCCTGGAAGTCCGGGCAGCCTGGGAAATTCTCCGCTCCCTGGGTCTGCGCCAACGCGGTCCGGAAATCATTTCCTGCCCCACCTGCGGACGGACCGAAATCGATCTGCAGGATCTGGCCGAGGAAGTGGAACGCCGTTTGGCCGGGGTGACCGACGTGTTCACCGTGGCCGTAATGGGCTGCGTGGTCAACGGGCCGGGCGAAGCCCGGGAGGCGGACATCGGACTGGCCGGAGGCCGGGACTGCGGTCTGATATTTAGCCGCGGCGAAATCCTGCGCAAAGTCCGCGGCCGGGATGAACTGCTCCCGGAATTCATGCGCGAGCTGGAAGCGTTTTTGGTGGAGCGAAGAGCAGGTGGTGATCAGTAACCAATTAATCGACTTCCGGTTCAGAGAACATGTTTAGGGCTGCACTCTACGATAATTATTTCAACAAAAAGGATTTTACATGCGCTGGAGCAAATACTACCTGCCGACCCTGAAGGAGCATCCGGCTGAGGCCGAGGTGGTCAGCCACCGTTTGCTGATGCGAGCGGGGATGATCCGCAAGCTGACCTCCGGGATTTATACCTACCTGCCCCTGGGGCTGCGCTGTCTGGACAAGATCGCCAGGATCGTGCGCGAGGAGATGAACCGGGCCGGGGCTCTGGAAGTGTTCATGCCCATGGTTCAGCCGGCGGACCTGTGGAAGGAATCCGGACGCTGGGTGGTCTACGGGAAGGAGTTGCTGCGCATCCAGGATCGTCATGGCCGGGATTACTGCCTGGGGCCGACCCACGAGGAAGTGATCACCGACCTGATCCGGGGCGAGATCCGTTCCTATCGGCAGTTGCCCGTGAACCTGTACCAGATCCAGACCAAGTACCGGGACGAAATCCGGCCCCGGTTCGGACTGATGCGCGGCCGGGAATTCATCATGAAGGACGCCTACTCCTTCGACCGGGACGACGAGGGCGCGGACGCGAGTTACCGGGCCATGTACGATGCCTACATGCGCACGTTCACCCGTTTCGGAATGGTCTTCCGGGCCGTGGAAGCGGATTCGGGGGCCATCGGCGGCAGCTTTTCCCACGAGTTCATGGTCCTGGCGAGCACCGGCGAGGACACCATTGCCGTATGCACGGCCTGCGACTTTGCAGCGAATCTGGAGAAAGCGGAAGCGGTTCTGCGAGGAGTTGGCGACGAAACGCAAGCTCCCCCCATGGAGCAGGTGGCCACGCCGGACAAACATACTGTGGAGGATGTGGCCGAGTTTCTGGGAGTGGAACCCGCACGCATCCTGAAGACCCTGCTTTATGAGGTCGACGGACGGCCCGTGGCGGCAGTCATCCGCGGAGATCGCGAGTTGAATGAAATCAAGCTGAAGAATGTGCTCGACGCCAATGAGCTGAACCTTGCCACGCCGGAGCAGGTTCAGGCCTGGACCAAGGCGCCGGTGGGATTTGCCGGTCCCGTGGACCTGCATGTGGACGCCATCTGGGCGGACCGGGAGGTGGGGATGAGTCGGGACTGGATTTCGGGCGCCAACCTGCCGGACACCCATCTGCGTCATGTCGATCCGGCCCGCGACGCCGTGATTGCCGGATACGTGGATCTGCGCCAGGTCACGGCCGAGGACCCCTGCCCGCGATGCGGCGCGGCCCTGCAGCTGCCCAAGGGCATCGAGGTCGGTCATGTCTTCAAGTTGGGCACCAAGTACAGCGAGGCCATGGGCGCACGGTACCTGGACGAAAACGGCAAGGAACAACTGATCATCATGGGCTGCTACGGCATCGGCGTAAGTCGAATCATGGCCGCCTGCCTGGAGCAGAACAACGATGAAAACGGGGCTCTGTTCCCGCCGCCCATCGCTCCGTTCCAGATCGAGCTGATCCTGCTGAACAGCAAAAATCAGGAACTGCTGGCACAGGCAACAGCCTTGCACGACCGTCTGGAAGCCATGGGCTTCGAGGTGCTGTTGGACGACAGAGACGAACGACCTGGCGTGAAATTCAAGGACGCGGACCTGATTGGCCTGCCCGGCCAGCTCATCCTGGGCGAGAAAGGCCTGGCCCGAGGCGTGCTGGAAGCCAAAAACCGCAAGACCGGAGAGCGTACCGAGCTGGCGCTGGAGGATCTGGAAACTCACGTTCGACAATGGTGGCAGGGTATTCTCAAAGATTGGGGATTAGACGAAGGAAAGGCTTCTTAGCAATTCAAAGTACATGGCCTACATCTTCTCTGTTCGTGAACTGACCCAGGCCGTAAAGGCGACCCTGGAGGGGGAGTTTCCTCTTATCTGGGTCCGGGGGCAGGTGTCCAATCTGTCCAGACCGGGTTCGGGGCATATCTATTTTACGCTCAAGGACGGCGATGCCTGCCTGGGCGCGGTCTGGTTCAAGTCTCAGCAGTGGCAGATCGGATCGGGAGGATGCCCAAGAATCGCGGACGGACAGGAAGTGGTCTGCGTAGGGCGATTGACGGTTTATCCGCCGCGGGGAACTTATCAGCTTGTTGTTGAAATGGTGCAGGACCAAGGTCTCGGGGCGCTGTTCATGGCTTTCGAGGCGCTGAAGAAGCGGCTTGCCGCTCAGGGCTATTTCGATACCGACCGCAAGCGTCCTCTGCCGTCATACCCGCGAAGGGTCGCCGTGGTCACCGCGCCGAACAGCGCGGCCTTGCGGGACTTCCTGTGCCTGTCGGATGAACGCGGCTTCGGTGCGTCCATCCGCATCCATCCCGTGCTGGTGCAGGGAGAGGAAGCGCCGGGGCAGATTGTCCGGGCAGTACAGGAAGCCAATCTGCATGAATGGGCCGAGGTGATCGTGCTCATTCGCGGCGGCGGCTCCCTGGAGGATCTGTGGGCCTTCAACAGCGAGGATCTGGCCAAGTCGATATTTGTCTCGAACATTCCGGTGCTCACCGGTATCGGCCATGAGGTGGACACTTCCATCGCCGATCTCGTGGCGGACGTGCGGGCGGCCACCCCCAGCCACGCGGCCCAGCTCCTCTGGCCGGAACGCCGCGAATTGATCCAGGCCGTGGACGAGCTGGAATGCCGGCTGCAAAAGGCGGGACGTGAACTGCTCCGACGCAAGGAAGTTCTGCTTACCGGCCAGGAAAAAGCTCTGGCCTGGCTTTCACCCCGGGTGCGGGTACTCAGAGCCATGGAGCGGCTGGAAACCCTGGAGCGGGATATGTGCCGCAGCGCCCAGCGGATGATGGAGAACCGACGCCTCACTTTGGAGCAGAGCCGCGCCGCCCTGACCAGGACCCTGGGCGTCCGGTACTGGAGTGCCCGACAGGCCCACCTGGAGCAGCAAATCCGGATGCTCTGCTCGGCGGCATCGGAACCAGTCCGTACTCGCGAACATGGCCTCGGAAAGCTTGAAATTTCCCTGAACAGCCTGGATCCGGTTCGTCCTCTGCGGAAAGGCTTCTGCCTGGTCGAGTCCGTGCAGACCGGCCGGTATGTTCGCGACAGCCGGGAAGTGGCCCAAGGCGACACTCTGCGGATCATGCCGCGCTCAGGCACGATCACGGCTGAAGTCATCGCCAGGGATGAGGAGTGAGCGCCGGTTGTTCCATTGAGAGGGGGCCGGGCGTTGATATTCTTGAAACATTAAGTATCGCCGTGCCTGTCGGTGGGAATGGCCCTTCTCCGGCAAAAGGTGCATCAATACGCAAAAAGGAAAAATGAAATGACACGGTTCTTTTATTTATTTGTGAAATGTTGCGTTGTGGCATGTCTGCTCAGCATGACGACGCTTTCGGCCTGGGCCGGAATTCGGATTGAGAGTCCGGACCATGTGGATGTGGGAATGCCTTTTTTTCTGCGTGTCTTCGGACCGGAGAACTTTCGTGAGATAACGTTTCGCTGGCAGGACAAGGATCTGACCGTTCTGGCCGTTGCCGGTGAGCATGGGAGAGAGGCGGTTGTTTTGCTGGGAGTCTGCCTGGAATCCCCCTTGGGCGTGCAACGGATTGACGGTACCGTGCAGAAGGGCGACCAGCGCTTGCCGTTCACTCATGAGGTCCACGTGCAGCCTCGCACGTTTCCGGAACAGTGGCTGCAGGTGGCGAGAGAAATGGTTTCGCCGGATCAAAGCCTCCATCCCCGGATCGAGGAGGAGCGTCGTAAGGTTCGGGCCGCGCTGGAGCGCGTCACCCCGGACAGGTTATGGGAGACGCCTTTTGTGCGGCCCGTATCGGGCAATATTTCCAGCGAGTTCGGTCTGCGCAGATTTTTCAACGACCAGCCCCGTGCTCCGCACCGGGGAGTAGATCTGCGCGGTGCGGAAGGAACCTTGGTCCGGGCTTTCAGCAATGGCAAGGTCGTGCTGACGGGGGATCATTTTTTTGCCGGACGTTCCGTCTACATCGACCACGGGCTGGGCGTGGTCACCCAGTACATCCACTTATCCGAGGTAACGGTCCAGGAAGGCCAGAAGATCATTGCGGGCGAGCCCATCGGCAAGGTCGGCGCCACCGGCCGGGTCACCGGACCGCACCTGCACTTCGGCTTGAGCATACTGGGCTTCTGGGTCGATCCCCTGGCGCTTCTGGATTAGCTTGCGGTCGTTTTTGCGAATGGACATCCGGCATTGCTGACGGCCCAGACGGATGCCGGGCAGGAGAAGTCCTGCCAGCCGAGAGAGCCGGATTCCACATCCACGATCCAGTCCGAGATGAAGCTCAGGGTGTACGGCTGGTTCCAAAGGGACTCTATGCCCGTTGGGTCAGCCCATATAAAAAGTCAGCCCATGTCCCGCACGTCCCACGTCCCGCCATGTAAGCGCTTCGGACTGGAAGAAAGCAGCCGGACCAGCCCGGCCGCGGATTCTTCGGGAGTTATCAGCTGTCCCTGCTCCTTGAAGGCCTTAAATACCTGCTGGAGTTGCCTGGCCGCGCCACCTTCGGATTCACGGGCCTGGGACTGCATCCTGGTCTCGACAACACCGGGCCGGTAGACCGTTGAAGTGATCTGCGGAGCCTCGGCGGCCAGTTGCCTGGCCAGGTGCTCCTCAGCGGCCTTGGCGGCGCAGTAAGCCGCTATGCCGGGCTGGGTCTTCACGGCAGCCCCGGAACCGAAAAACACGGCCAACCCCTCGCCCTGCCGCAGAAGCAGAGGCATGCAGGCCCGGATCAACTGATACGCAGCGACCACATTGGCCTGAAAGACGGCCTGAAATTCCTCCTCTGCCAACTCCCAAACATGCGGGCCCGGATGCAACAGTCCGGCGGCATGAATGAATCCCCAAAGTCCACCGATATCGCCGGCTTTCGCGACCATGGCATCAACGATTTCCGAACGGGAAGCATCGCCTGCGATCTCCTCGACAACCGCTCCGGAACCGACGCACATTTCCCGCGTCTCTCGCAGACGGTCCTCGCTCCGGGCATTGATCACCAGGTTGACTCCCACCCCGGCCAGAGCCACGGCCAAAGCACGTCCGATGCCCATGGACGCGCCGGTAAGGAGCAGAGTCTTGCCGTGAAGCGCATGCTTTGATGAAGCATTGTTGCGTATAGTCATAGTTAATTCCCCCAGAATTAGAACTCGACATCCTCCCAAAATCCGCCTGCCATATTGGCTTGGCAACAATTCATCTGTGGCTTGCCGACAAGTTTGAACAAGCAAGCAATCTGCACACCAGGATGTTGGTTGTAAAGCAATTTGTATTCATTCAAAAATCTTGCGGCAGGCTGTAAAACGGTCGCTTGACTTGAAAGATCGATTAATAAAACTCTTCGCTCACATCCGAATCCGCCTTCACATTCCTCGAAACGTAACATGTTTCGGCATGCATTTGGCATTAACGTCCCCATGCAAGATAAAGCTTGGCCCCGCATCCTGCCCTTTGCTCTGTTCATGGCTATTATCGGTCTTGAAGAAAGTCTCATTTTTCTGGACAACAGAGGATGGCTGGATCTTCAAGGATTTGCATTTGACCTGCTCTACCCGCTCAGGCCGCTGGCAGCGTTGACCGCCCTGCTTCTCTTGTACAGGGCATATACCGAATTGCAGTGGATTGATCTGACAAAATGGGGCCAGACCTTGCTGAGCGTGTGCCTGGGGCTGCTGGTTTTCGTTTTATGGATCAACATGGATTGGACCATCGGCGCTATGACCGAACCGCCGGGCTTTAATCCTCATGTTTTTCCGGAAGGCCCTCAGCGCTGGCTCATGATCGCCATTCGCGTGTCCAGCGCCGTGATCGTGGTTCCGATCATGGAGGAGATCTTCTGGCGCTCCTTTCTTCTCCGCTACATCATCAACAGTTCTTTTTCCAAAGTCCCTCTCGGAACGTTCACATGGCCTTCGCTGCTGATTGGCTCCCTGCTGTTCGGCTTGGCCCACCACTTCATTCTGGCCGGCATCATGGCCGGAATCGCATATGCCTGGCTCCTTTACCGCACCAAAAGCCTCGCTCAATGCATCCTGGCCCATGCCGTGACCAATCTGGCTCTGGCCATCTACGTGCTGCGCACGGAACAGTGGTTTTTTTGGTAATTCCGCAGTTACCGGTCGAACACGGCATCCGCACATTCTCCGGTCGCGTACAAAGCCGCCTCCACCTATTTCATCCATTTTTCCGGTAACTACTCAGCATATTTTTACTACATGGTATGAGCTTGTCTCGTTTTTTCGAGATCTCCTGTTTGACTGAGTCAGGATTCGTTCATCGAACCATTGCCGGAAACATACGTCCATGGTTCGTGGATAAGACCGGCCTAATGTCTTGTTCGAGGAAACATCCATGATGGTCTATTCTTCGTCTGATCTTTCCGGACAATCCCCCATCCTCGGTAGAAAAACAATTGGCCATAGCTGAATACTTGTTAATTCATGAGGTTAAGATGGCTTATTTTCTGTCACACCTACGGCACGCTTCTTGATAGTTGTACGAGATAAACAATTTCGTCTTCATTACAATAAACAACACAGCCAACAACGGAGGGTACTACCTTGTTGAAAATAAAAAGCATTTTTCTATTTGTCCTCTTGATTGGCGCATCCGCCTGTGGCGCCGGAACCAAGGAAGACTTGTATGCGGAAGGCTTGCGGCAGATGGAGCAGAGCAATCCACAAGGCGCCATTGTGGTTTTTCGAAATGCACTCGAGAAGGATCAAAATTTTATAGATGCGCGATATCAATTGGCGAGAGCGTATATGGAGATGCAGCGTTACGATCTCGCGGAGCAGGAATTGCGCAAGGTTCAGCTCCAGAATCCCAACTATCCTGGCATCGGTTTGGATATGGCCCGCATTTTTTTGCATACAAATCGATTGGATCAGGCTGGGGATGAGACCGACAGGTACATGGAGGCCCAGCCGCTGTCAGCGGAAGCCCTGATCATTCTTGGGGAGATTCAGGGGCGACTGGGAGAGATTGAAGATGCCCAACGCAGTTTTGAACAAGCTCTGCAACTGGAGCCCGGAATGCCGGCGGCACATCTTGGGTTGGGCAAGTCGTTTCTTCTTCAGGACGATCTGGTGCGAGCCGAAAATGAATTAAACAGGGTGCTTAAATCTGATCCGGATAACCTGGAAGCTCTGGCTGCAACCGCCGAACTGCAGCGCAGGCAAGACCGGACGGAAGAGCTGATGATCACATACGAAAGGATCATCCAGCTCAACCCTCAAGACGCTGAAGCTCTATATGAAAAAGGAATGCTTCATCTCGGAAAAGGCGAGACTTCGGAAGTCCGTTCAATAGCTGACCGACTGGAAAGACGCTTTCCGCAACGCTCTGAAGGCTATCTCCTGAACGGCCTGCAGCATTTCCAGGAAGGAAAGTTCAGGGAAGCCATCGTGTCCCTGCAACAGTCCAACGGCATCAGGCCATCTCTAAGTGGACATTATTTTCTCGGGCTAAGCCTGCACCAGGAAGCGGAATTGGAAAGTGCGCTAAGCCAGTTTCGAATCATTCTGGATCAAGCGCCAAATTTTACTCAAGCGCGTCTTATGACCGCCCTTGTTTTATTGCAACAAGAACGCCTTGATCTGGCAGTCAGAGAAGCCCAAAGGGTTATTAATCAGGAGCCGGGCAATGCCATGGCCTACAACATGCTGGGAAGCATCCAGATGGCCCAGGGCAATTACGAGCAGGGCATGCAACTGTTGCAGAAGGCAACGGAACTCGATCCCGAAATGGCAAATGCGTTTTTCATGCAGGGAGTTTTTCTCCTGGACAAAGGTCAAATCAACGAGGCGACGGCAAATCTGGACGCGGCCATTCAGGTCGCCCCCGAACAACTCAACATCCGCATGCTGCAGTTTGCCAACCTGATGCAACAAAAAGAACTGGATAAAGCCCATGCGACTCTTGAGCAAGGGCTTACCGGTGAGGCTAGCGACGCTGCGCTGTTGAACAATATGGCCGCTATTCGACTTTCTCAGAACCAAACTGAAGAAGGGCTGGAACTTCTGGAAAAATCCAAAAAGGCAGATCCCACATTCGCTTCAGCCTACTTCAATCTGGCTTCATTTTATCAGAGCCGCGGCGAGTTGGATAAGGCATTGGCGGAATACCAAGCTCTGCTTTCCCACCATCCCGAAAATTTGCGTGCCCTGCTTTCCGCGGCGAACCTGTCCATACAACTCGGACAGGAAGAGCAGGCCCTGGAGTATTTTGCAAGAGCCCAGAGAACCGGAG includes:
- the xseA gene encoding exodeoxyribonuclease VII large subunit translates to MAYIFSVRELTQAVKATLEGEFPLIWVRGQVSNLSRPGSGHIYFTLKDGDACLGAVWFKSQQWQIGSGGCPRIADGQEVVCVGRLTVYPPRGTYQLVVEMVQDQGLGALFMAFEALKKRLAAQGYFDTDRKRPLPSYPRRVAVVTAPNSAALRDFLCLSDERGFGASIRIHPVLVQGEEAPGQIVRAVQEANLHEWAEVIVLIRGGGSLEDLWAFNSEDLAKSIFVSNIPVLTGIGHEVDTSIADLVADVRAATPSHAAQLLWPERRELIQAVDELECRLQKAGRELLRRKEVLLTGQEKALAWLSPRVRVLRAMERLETLERDMCRSAQRMMENRRLTLEQSRAALTRTLGVRYWSARQAHLEQQIRMLCSAASEPVRTREHGLGKLEISLNSLDPVRPLRKGFCLVESVQTGRYVRDSREVAQGDTLRIMPRSGTITAEVIARDEE
- a CDS encoding M23 family metallopeptidase gives rise to the protein MTTLSAWAGIRIESPDHVDVGMPFFLRVFGPENFREITFRWQDKDLTVLAVAGEHGREAVVLLGVCLESPLGVQRIDGTVQKGDQRLPFTHEVHVQPRTFPEQWLQVAREMVSPDQSLHPRIEEERRKVRAALERVTPDRLWETPFVRPVSGNISSEFGLRRFFNDQPRAPHRGVDLRGAEGTLVRAFSNGKVVLTGDHFFAGRSVYIDHGLGVVTQYIHLSEVTVQEGQKIIAGEPIGKVGATGRVTGPHLHFGLSILGFWVDPLALLD
- a CDS encoding proline--tRNA ligase — its product is MRWSKYYLPTLKEHPAEAEVVSHRLLMRAGMIRKLTSGIYTYLPLGLRCLDKIARIVREEMNRAGALEVFMPMVQPADLWKESGRWVVYGKELLRIQDRHGRDYCLGPTHEEVITDLIRGEIRSYRQLPVNLYQIQTKYRDEIRPRFGLMRGREFIMKDAYSFDRDDEGADASYRAMYDAYMRTFTRFGMVFRAVEADSGAIGGSFSHEFMVLASTGEDTIAVCTACDFAANLEKAEAVLRGVGDETQAPPMEQVATPDKHTVEDVAEFLGVEPARILKTLLYEVDGRPVAAVIRGDRELNEIKLKNVLDANELNLATPEQVQAWTKAPVGFAGPVDLHVDAIWADREVGMSRDWISGANLPDTHLRHVDPARDAVIAGYVDLRQVTAEDPCPRCGAALQLPKGIEVGHVFKLGTKYSEAMGARYLDENGKEQLIIMGCYGIGVSRIMAACLEQNNDENGALFPPPIAPFQIELILLNSKNQELLAQATALHDRLEAMGFEVLLDDRDERPGVKFKDADLIGLPGQLILGEKGLARGVLEAKNRKTGERTELALEDLETHVRQWWQGILKDWGLDEGKAS
- a CDS encoding CAAX prenyl protease-related protein codes for the protein MQDKAWPRILPFALFMAIIGLEESLIFLDNRGWLDLQGFAFDLLYPLRPLAALTALLLLYRAYTELQWIDLTKWGQTLLSVCLGLLVFVLWINMDWTIGAMTEPPGFNPHVFPEGPQRWLMIAIRVSSAVIVVPIMEEIFWRSFLLRYIINSSFSKVPLGTFTWPSLLIGSLLFGLAHHFILAGIMAGIAYAWLLYRTKSLAQCILAHAVTNLALAIYVLRTEQWFFW
- a CDS encoding SDR family NAD(P)-dependent oxidoreductase, with product MTIRNNASSKHALHGKTLLLTGASMGIGRALAVALAGVGVNLVINARSEDRLRETREMCVGSGAVVEEIAGDASRSEIVDAMVAKAGDIGGLWGFIHAAGLLHPGPHVWELAEEEFQAVFQANVVAAYQLIRACMPLLLRQGEGLAVFFGSGAAVKTQPGIAAYCAAKAAEEHLARQLAAEAPQITSTVYRPGVVETRMQSQARESEGGAARQLQQVFKAFKEQGQLITPEESAAGLVRLLSSSPKRLHGGTWDVRDMG